One genomic window of Corynebacterium sp. sy039 includes the following:
- a CDS encoding Txe/YoeB family addiction module toxin has product MRLVFTPNGWADYTFWLKADRQILKRINRLIDDVLRDPTSGIGKPEPLRHMLAGAWSRRITDEHRLVYLVDADDVVILQARFHYN; this is encoded by the coding sequence ATGAGACTTGTTTTTACTCCTAATGGGTGGGCTGATTATACGTTCTGGCTGAAGGCTGATAGGCAAATACTGAAGCGGATTAATCGGTTGATTGACGATGTGCTTCGTGACCCTACCTCGGGTATCGGCAAGCCTGAACCGCTTCGCCATATGCTTGCGGGTGCATGGTCACGACGGATTACGGATGAACATCGGTTGGTTTATCTCGTTGATGCCGACGATGTTGTTATACTCCAAGCGCGTTTCCACTACAACTAA
- a CDS encoding ATP-binding protein — translation MMSHYVPRIADEWLDSALNRSGGVLIEGPKGCGKSETARQKAHSFVQVDIDPQVPQQLELLPHALLQGATPRVFDEWQTYPDIWNVVRHEIDRRQQKGQFILTGSTAPSEQESRHSGAGRFARVRMSTFSFYESGHSTGEISMRALVDDADYDPVVTQHLAFPELIERLCRGGFPGNLGLALVDAMANNRDYLETVAHVDVLNLDAVRRDPMRVMATLRSLARGVGTEMTTSAMGSDVGVTRETVGNYLSALGRIFIATEQPAWSTHLRSRARLRQTPKRHLADPALAVAALDASPDALMKDLEFAGQLFESQVVHDLQVLTGEYISHGRDKDGLEVDAIFTSQGRACFVEVKLGSSGRVVDTAAENLRKFASRFEHEKPPLLLVITGTGMSYRRSDGVNVVCLSHLGV, via the coding sequence ATGATGAGTCATTATGTGCCCAGAATTGCGGATGAGTGGCTAGATTCTGCACTCAATCGTAGTGGCGGTGTTCTTATCGAAGGGCCTAAAGGCTGCGGTAAAAGTGAAACTGCCCGCCAGAAAGCACACTCTTTCGTGCAGGTAGATATTGATCCCCAAGTACCTCAGCAGTTGGAATTACTACCTCACGCTCTTCTTCAAGGAGCCACTCCGCGTGTGTTTGATGAATGGCAAACATACCCAGATATATGGAATGTGGTGCGGCATGAGATTGATCGTCGTCAGCAAAAAGGTCAGTTCATCCTCACGGGTTCCACAGCTCCGTCTGAGCAGGAGTCACGTCACTCAGGGGCGGGGCGTTTTGCACGTGTCCGGATGAGCACCTTTAGTTTTTATGAGTCAGGTCATTCTACCGGGGAAATTTCGATGCGCGCATTGGTAGACGATGCGGACTATGACCCAGTAGTGACACAGCACTTGGCTTTTCCTGAGCTCATTGAACGGCTCTGTCGGGGTGGTTTCCCAGGAAACCTCGGGTTAGCTTTGGTGGATGCTATGGCTAATAATCGTGATTATCTAGAAACTGTGGCGCATGTGGATGTGCTGAATCTTGATGCAGTACGACGTGACCCCATGCGTGTGATGGCAACATTGCGTTCCTTAGCCAGAGGTGTTGGCACAGAGATGACCACGTCCGCAATGGGCAGTGATGTGGGTGTTACACGGGAAACTGTAGGCAATTATCTCAGTGCATTGGGCAGGATCTTTATTGCTACGGAGCAGCCTGCATGGTCTACTCACCTGCGTTCACGTGCTCGTTTACGTCAAACTCCAAAGCGTCATTTGGCTGATCCGGCTTTGGCTGTGGCTGCTTTGGACGCCAGCCCCGATGCGTTGATGAAAGACTTGGAGTTTGCTGGGCAATTATTTGAGTCTCAGGTGGTGCATGATTTGCAGGTGTTGACTGGTGAGTATATTTCTCATGGGCGGGATAAAGACGGTTTAGAGGTGGATGCTATTTTTACGTCGCAGGGTAGGGCGTGTTTTGTTGAGGTGAAGTTAGGTTCTTCTGGGAGAGTTGTGGATACTGCGGCAGAGAATCTACGTAAGTTTGCGTCTCGTTTTGAGCATGAGAAACCACCGTTGCTACTGGTCATCACGGGTACCGGTATGAGCTATCGACGATCAGATGGTGTCAATGTTGTTTGTTTATCGCACTTGGGCGTGTGA
- a CDS encoding ABC transporter ATP-binding protein → MSELLVLDRISHTYKTKTESVQAIRDVSLSVASGEKVALMGPSGSGKSTLLMIAGLMAVPSSGEVVIGGAPAPVSEKDRAKLRNEFFGFAHQEYAVVEYLSAWENVAIPLEYATPKVSRRQRRERAVAELGRYGLEHCAKRRVSELSGGQRQRVGLARATVTRPTLLIADEPTAALDVGTRDSILDLFETVMADAGGALIATHDPVVAERCDRVIQLG, encoded by the coding sequence ATGAGTGAGCTTCTAGTTCTTGACAGAATTTCCCACACATATAAAACAAAAACTGAGTCTGTGCAGGCGATTCGTGATGTTTCGTTATCGGTTGCTAGTGGTGAGAAAGTTGCGTTGATGGGTCCTTCAGGTTCAGGTAAATCGACGTTGCTTATGATTGCTGGGCTTATGGCAGTACCCAGCAGCGGTGAGGTGGTGATTGGTGGTGCTCCGGCGCCTGTGTCTGAAAAGGACAGGGCAAAGCTGCGTAATGAGTTTTTTGGGTTTGCTCACCAAGAATATGCGGTGGTTGAGTATTTGAGTGCCTGGGAGAATGTTGCTATTCCGTTGGAGTATGCTACGCCTAAAGTGTCTCGTCGTCAGCGACGGGAGCGTGCAGTAGCGGAGCTTGGTCGGTATGGTCTGGAGCATTGTGCTAAGCGACGGGTGTCGGAGTTATCTGGTGGGCAGCGCCAGCGTGTTGGGTTGGCACGGGCGACGGTGACGCGACCAACGTTATTGATTGCTGATGAGCCTACTGCTGCGTTGGATGTGGGTACGCGTGATTCTATTTTGGATTTGTTTGAGACTGTGATGGCAGATGCTGGTGGGGCGCTTATTGCTACGCATGATCCTGTGGTGGCTGAGCGTTGTGACCGTGTGATACAGCTAGGGTGA
- a CDS encoding type II toxin-antitoxin system Phd/YefM family antitoxin has product MAITATEARKNLFPLIQQVNDDRNPVEITSRNGDAVLISRADYESLEETAYLLRVPANAQHLLESLAQARAGQYEEHDLIR; this is encoded by the coding sequence ATGGCTATCACTGCAACTGAAGCGCGCAAGAATTTGTTTCCACTTATTCAACAAGTGAATGATGATCGAAACCCCGTGGAGATTACTTCTCGGAATGGGGATGCTGTTCTCATTTCACGTGCCGATTATGAATCCCTAGAGGAAACGGCATATCTTCTCCGTGTTCCTGCAAATGCTCAGCATTTGCTTGAGTCTCTTGCGCAGGCTCGTGCTGGTCAGTACGAGGAACATGATCTGATCCGATGA
- a CDS encoding multidrug effflux MFS transporter produces the protein MNKDSSSFSSSSSIPLSGFIGLALIFAAGPLGTDMFLPSIPAITEALSTDAASTQLAITTFMIGMGLGQVIFGPVSDKLGRRRLLILGTILGLVASVVCSLAFSIHILIAARLLQGIAGGIGAVLVRAIITDRSSTADAAKSFALLMAINGVAPIVAPLIGGVLHEVTGWRGVFWVLAVIAVAQLFVALRNPESLPVGKRAQGSVMHTYRTMGTLLSRPDFVGHVLIFGFGFGTMFAFIAGSSVVFQTQLGMSPVVYSVLFAINASSLIVMSVLNVRLSGVVSPRVLQKWGLALIAVGSLALLLVAFLLTPHVKGASVTDGEAAPIWFIIVCLVCTVIATSGNGLLMANTTVLAQGIAARQAGAGSAVLGATQFLVAGLVSPMAALGADKLLMLAVTMCASAAIAHVGNLCVVRAA, from the coding sequence GTGAATAAAGATTCTTCATCATTTTCTTCATCGTCATCCATACCATTGAGCGGTTTTATCGGTCTAGCTCTTATCTTCGCTGCTGGCCCTTTGGGGACGGATATGTTCCTTCCGTCTATTCCTGCGATCACGGAAGCGCTTTCGACTGATGCTGCTAGCACTCAGCTGGCGATCACCACGTTCATGATTGGTATGGGGCTGGGTCAGGTTATTTTCGGCCCAGTGTCTGACAAACTCGGTAGACGCCGTTTGTTGATCCTTGGCACCATCCTTGGGTTGGTTGCCAGCGTTGTTTGCTCCTTAGCTTTCAGTATTCACATTCTGATAGCAGCTCGCCTGCTACAGGGTATTGCTGGCGGGATTGGTGCTGTGCTGGTGCGCGCTATTATCACTGATCGTTCTAGCACTGCCGACGCTGCGAAAAGTTTTGCGCTTCTCATGGCTATCAATGGTGTGGCTCCTATTGTGGCTCCACTCATTGGTGGGGTGTTGCATGAGGTCACTGGTTGGCGTGGGGTCTTTTGGGTACTCGCTGTGATTGCGGTGGCGCAGTTGTTTGTGGCGTTGCGTAATCCTGAAAGCCTGCCGGTGGGTAAACGTGCCCAGGGGAGTGTGATGCATACGTATCGCACCATGGGAACCTTGTTGAGTAGACCGGATTTTGTGGGGCATGTGCTGATTTTTGGGTTTGGTTTTGGAACTATGTTTGCTTTTATTGCGGGTTCTTCCGTGGTATTCCAAACGCAATTGGGAATGTCCCCGGTGGTGTATTCCGTGCTTTTTGCTATTAACGCCAGTTCGCTCATTGTGATGAGCGTGTTGAATGTTCGTTTATCTGGTGTGGTGAGTCCGCGTGTATTACAGAAGTGGGGGTTGGCGTTGATTGCCGTTGGTTCCCTTGCGTTATTGCTGGTGGCGTTTCTGCTTACTCCTCATGTGAAAGGTGCAAGTGTTACTGATGGTGAGGCTGCTCCTATCTGGTTCATTATTGTGTGTCTTGTATGTACGGTCATTGCTACTTCAGGCAATGGTTTGTTGATGGCAAACACTACCGTGCTAGCACAGGGTATTGCTGCACGTCAGGCTGGTGCGGGTTCTGCGGTTTTGGGTGCAACGCAGTTCCTGGTTGCGGGGCTTGTGAGTCCAATGGCGGCCTTGGGAGCCGATAAATTGTTGATGCTTGCTGTGACAATGTGTGCCTCAGCAGCGATTGCTCATGTAGGTAATCTGTGCGTCGTACGGGCTGCCTAG